Proteins from a single region of Candidatus Methanosuratincola sp.:
- a CDS encoding NTPase, giving the protein MTGPPGSGKTTALLRTVERLRSAGFTVGGMVTREVREGSASADGSIGAGARVGFEVVDLHSGISGWLARAGAPQPGPKVGRYYVDLESFESVAVPAITHAVESCDIVAIDEVGPMELLSRGFRSAVQRAIESGKPLIATVHWRSKDPLVTRLKSGCPGESEIFEVTPESRDVLPDLIARKAAQCLRQKGTAISG; this is encoded by the coding sequence ATAACCGGTCCCCCGGGCTCCGGGAAGACGACCGCCCTACTGCGAACCGTCGAGCGCCTCAGGTCGGCGGGCTTCACCGTCGGCGGAATGGTAACAAGGGAGGTCCGTGAAGGGAGCGCGAGTGCTGATGGCAGTATTGGTGCTGGTGCCAGGGTCGGGTTCGAGGTCGTAGACCTCCACTCCGGAATTAGTGGCTGGCTGGCAAGGGCCGGCGCACCCCAGCCGGGTCCTAAGGTAGGGCGTTACTATGTGGACTTGGAGTCCTTCGAGTCCGTCGCGGTTCCTGCTATAACCCACGCCGTGGAAAGCTGCGACATAGTCGCCATAGACGAGGTCGGCCCGATGGAGCTCCTCTCACGGGGGTTCCGAAGCGCCGTCCAGAGGGCAATTGAGAGCGGGAAGCCCTTAATCGCCACCGTCCACTGGAGGTCGAAAGACCCGCTCGTGACCCGCCTGAAGTCCGGATGCCCGGGAGAGTCGGAGATCTTCGAGGTCACCCCGGAGAGCCGCGACGTCCTCCCGGATCTCATCGCCAGGAAAGCCGCCCAATGCCTGCGCCAAAAGGGCACTGCCATCTCGGGATAA